From Ipomoea triloba cultivar NCNSP0323 chromosome 5, ASM357664v1, the proteins below share one genomic window:
- the LOC116019343 gene encoding cytosolic 5'-nucleotidase 3-like yields MEKVAIDGSESEVVVDDAHSLLNKISAIRTSGPSKLQVIADFDGTLTKYWINGRRGQSSHSLLQQDDPEYNMKRQKLAEYYHPLEFNPAIPLDEKTKLMEEWWGKTHDLLIEGGLTYDAIRNSVANANIAFRDGVVEFFELLEERNVPVLIFSAGLADIIEEVLRQKLGRSFKNIRVVSNRMVFDENGHLLRFKGKTIHVLNKNEHALDMAEPLHEQFGEEDENGITINDEEESSLKQRTNVLLLGDHTGDLRMSDGLNYETRISVGFINHNVEASLHGYKKAFDVLYLNDATMHGVVKLASHLCST; encoded by the exons ATGGAAAAAGTGGCGATTGATGGGTCAGAGTCAGAGGTGGTGGTGGATGATGCTCACTCCCTCCTCAACAAAATCTCTGCTATTCGCACTTCAGGACCTTCAAAGCTCCAG GTAATTGCGGATTTTGATGGGACCTTAACCAAATACTGGATAAATGGACGTCGAGGCCAAA GCAGTCATAGCCTTTTGCAGCAGGATGATCCGGAATACAACATGAAGAGGCAGAAATTAGCTGAGTATTATCACCCCTTAGAATTCAACCCAGCAATACCACTTGATGAGAAAACGAAGCTCATGGAAGAATG GTGGGGAAAGACACATGACCTTCTTATTGAAGGCGGTCTTACATATGACGCTATTAGGAACTCTGTTGCGAATGCCAACATTGCTTTCAGAGATGGCGTTGTCGAGTTTTTTGAACTTCTAGAG GAGAGAAACGTGCCTGTTCTTATATTTTCTGCTGGTCTAGCTGACATAATAGAGGAG GTGCTAAGGCAGAAACTTGGTAGATCGTTCAAGAACATCAGGGTTGTATCCAACAGGATGGTGTTTGATGAGAACGGCCACTTACTGCGTTTTAAAG GTAAGACGATTCATGTTCTTAACAAGAACGAGCATGCACTCGACATGGCTGAGCCTCTTCACGAGCAATTTGGTGAGGAAGACGAGAATGGAATAACGATAAACGACGAGGAGGAATCTTCCCTAAAGCAGAGGACTAATGTTTTGCTTCTTGGTGACCACACTGGAGACTTGAGAATGTCTGATGGCCTGAATTACGAAACCCGAATTTCTGTTGGTTTTAT CAACCACAACGTCGAGGCTTCCCTCCATGGCTACAAGAAAGCCTTCGACGTCCTCTATCTG AATGATGCAACCATGCATGGAGTAGTGAAGCTGGCCTCTCATCTGTGTTCTACATGA
- the LOC116021035 gene encoding uncharacterized protein At3g28850-like → MKSMKVKLLKKLKTIKIVGHNPKQERVLRLKASDGYVPISPPPPPHSPLSPIFIQEEEEEPEIIEVSELMKDLEDEEMEFLDAIDDKENIRPVSEAKNSENLSPLKPKIEAFYGKELQRGDSRFPSPLSEIDVSTFRFLQATIEAKIQHLTSSFNEEKEEEEEEEEQEPPMKAQKLEENTNPLLGFEEKCPAGGSDSVILYTTGLRGVRKTYEDCQNTRLLLQNLRVLFMERDISMHSEFKEELWGMLGQKVVPPRLFIKGRYIGGAERVFALHQQGKFKALLQGIPLDVLQEPCGGCGGMRFILCFRCHGSRKVHVDDDQNDDDDEWKKKCPECNENGLIVCPLCC, encoded by the coding sequence atgaaatcaatGAAGGTGAAGCTGCTGAAGAAGCTAAAAACAATCAAGATAGTTGGCCATAACCCTAAGCAAGAAAGAGTTCTCCGTTTGAAGGCTTCCGATGGGTATGTCCCCAtttctccgccgccgccgccccaTTCTCCATTGTCCCCAATTTTTatccaagaagaagaagaagaaccggAAATTATTGAGGTTTCGGAGCTGATGAAGgatcttgaagatgaagaaatggaGTTTCTTGATGCGATTGATGACAAGGAGAACATTAGGCCTGTCTCGGAGGCTAAGAATTCGGAGAATCTTTCGCCATTGAAGCCAAAGATTGAAGCTTTTTATGGTAAAGAATTGCAAAGAGGGGATTCAAGATTTCCCTCTCCTTTGTCTGAGATTGATGTGTCCACCTTTAGATTTTTACAGGCAACAATAGAAGCCAAAATTCAACACTTAACATCATCATTTAacgaagaaaaagaagaagaagaagaggaggaggagcaaGAACCACCTATGAAAGCCCAAAAATTGGAGGAAAATACTAATCCCCTACTAGGTTTTGAAGAGAAATGTCCAGCAGGGGGGAGTGATTCAGTAATCCTGTACACGACAGGGCTTCGAGGGGTACGAAAAACGTACGAGGATTGCCAAAACACGAGATTGCTGCTGCAGAATTTGCGGGTTTTGTTCATGGAGCGAGACATCTCAATGCACTCGGAGTTCAAGGAGGAGCTGTGGGGAATGCTGGGACAAAAGGTGGTGCCACCAAGGCTGTTCATCAAGGGGAGATACATTGGAGGAGCAGAGAGAGTGTTTGCCTTGCATCAACAAGGGAAGTTCAAGGCTCTGCTTCAAGGCATTCCTCTTGATGTTTTGCAAGAGCCCTGTGGAGGGTGTGGTGGGATGAGATTCATCCTGTGTTTCAGATGCCATGGAAGCAGAAAAGTTCATGTTGATGATGAtcagaatgatgatgatgatgagtggAAGAAGAAATGCCCAGAGTGTAATGAGAATGGGTTGATTGTCTGCCCTCTGTGTTGTTGA